The Deltaproteobacteria bacterium genome has a segment encoding these proteins:
- a CDS encoding FAD-binding protein, with protein sequence MSQTKHFSTDVAIIGSGGAGIAAGIEAREAGAGAIAFEKAADLGGAAIISGGGCLIVGTPIQKENGIIDTPDLAFNDWVKWGGPSVDEVWARYYIEHSLHDLYFWGERMGVKWVDMKQQEGNTVVRWTRAQNSGLGLMTNLIAAFRERGGEIVPNTEIVELKRDNGRVTGFVGKDAATGEDVEVDSKVVVVATGGFNSNLDMVLEANPRLKGERVMEGSGRGSTGTGHRLVRQAGGYLTHMDHIWFYVYATPDYRDPNGRRGLVFRQAPGYIWINQQGRRFHNEALSGGNSATPALMAQEPRHAWAVVDTPIVAKIEIADPYYRAGDKVDRDKVQELLDNSPFIKKADSLEDLGRRMEVDVPVFLDTVERYNQACEQGLEKEPEFGKPLKLSKKFDTPPYYAIQIFPLARKNFGGVKTDIRCRVLNKHFEPIPGLYAAGEVAGMAGGHINGRAGLEGTMLGPSIFSGRVAGGWAAHEAGCGDGFVGVPNRD encoded by the coding sequence ATGTCACAGACCAAGCATTTCTCCACGGATGTCGCCATCATCGGTTCCGGCGGAGCCGGCATCGCCGCGGGCATCGAGGCCCGCGAAGCCGGCGCTGGCGCCATCGCCTTCGAGAAAGCGGCGGACCTGGGCGGCGCCGCCATCATCTCCGGCGGCGGCTGCCTCATCGTGGGCACGCCGATCCAGAAGGAAAACGGCATCATCGACACGCCGGACCTTGCCTTCAACGACTGGGTCAAGTGGGGCGGCCCCTCGGTGGACGAGGTATGGGCGCGCTACTACATCGAGCACTCGCTCCACGACCTCTACTTCTGGGGCGAGCGCATGGGCGTCAAGTGGGTGGACATGAAGCAGCAGGAAGGCAACACGGTGGTGCGCTGGACCCGGGCGCAGAACAGCGGCCTCGGCCTGATGACGAACCTCATCGCGGCCTTCCGCGAGCGCGGCGGCGAGATCGTGCCCAACACCGAGATCGTCGAGCTCAAGCGCGACAACGGCCGGGTCACCGGCTTCGTGGGCAAGGACGCGGCCACGGGCGAGGATGTGGAGGTGGATAGCAAGGTGGTGGTGGTGGCCACCGGCGGGTTCAACTCGAACCTCGACATGGTGCTGGAGGCCAACCCCAGGCTCAAGGGCGAGCGGGTCATGGAAGGCTCCGGCCGGGGCTCCACCGGCACCGGCCACCGGCTGGTGCGGCAGGCCGGCGGCTACCTGACCCACATGGACCACATCTGGTTCTATGTCTACGCCACCCCGGACTACCGCGACCCGAATGGTCGGCGCGGTCTGGTCTTCCGCCAGGCGCCGGGCTACATCTGGATCAACCAGCAGGGCCGTCGCTTCCACAACGAGGCACTGTCCGGCGGCAACTCGGCCACGCCGGCGTTGATGGCCCAGGAACCGCGCCATGCCTGGGCCGTGGTGGACACCCCGATTGTCGCCAAGATCGAGATCGCCGACCCTTACTACCGCGCCGGCGACAAGGTGGACCGGGACAAGGTGCAGGAACTGCTCGACAACTCGCCGTTCATCAAGAAGGCGGATTCCCTGGAGGACTTGGGCCGGCGCATGGAAGTGGACGTGCCGGTCTTCCTCGACACGGTGGAGCGCTACAACCAGGCGTGCGAGCAGGGTCTGGAGAAAGAGCCCGAGTTCGGCAAGCCGCTGAAGCTCTCCAAGAAGTTCGACACCCCGCCTTACTACGCCATCCAGATCTTCCCGCTGGCGCGCAAGAACTTCGGCGGGGTCAAGACCGACATCCGCTGCCGGGTGCTGAACAAGCACTTCGAGCCGATCCCGGGCCTCTACGCCGCCGGAGAGGTGGCGGGCATGGCCGGCGGCCACATCAACGGCCGCGCGGGCCTCGAAGGGACCATGCTCGGACCATCCATCTTCAGCGGCAGGGTGGCCGGCGGCTGGGCGGCCCACGAGGCTGGCTGCGGCGACGGCTTCGTCGGCGTGCCCAACCGGGACTGA
- a CDS encoding molybdopterin-dependent oxidoreductase: MRTEPRIEKVRGYCVLCTAHCATVATVEDGRVTRLDPDHDHPNGGAICVKGKAAPELVYNGERLDYPLRRTKPKGAEDPGWERVSWDEALDDIATRLLSIRERYGAEAIAMARGTASGTSVDDVNQWSTRLLNRIGSPNSLSTTHVCNWHKDTVFSYTFGVPQPSPDVLHSGAFLLWGHNPSSTQLMLATDVVTARKRGMKIVVVDPRRVGLGSQADVLLQVRPGADGALALALVHVMIEEGRYDEAFVRDWTNGPFLLRTDTGEPLTEAEVAAGGSPDRYLVWDEASNRAVVYDPRVKAFEADGFRPMAATGPAPSDRSGAGNAAGVRPAILGSFAVPTKDGGTISCEPAFAALARLASTHAPERSESVTLVPADKVREAARVLGDNRPVSMFMWNGVGQHTNASQTSRAISILYALLGDIDAPGGNLMLPMAPFRGVDGKEFLPAEAAARRIGRDEKPLGPPATVGACAAHDVYTAILEDRPYPVRALINLGSNTVLSNGDPGRGREALCALELGVATELFMTPTAQLCDYVLPATSFLEMEHLCGGFRHRVDARTHVQYRPKAVEPLAERRSDTWVIFELAMRMGFGDDFWGGDVEAAFAYQLEPTGMTLDELKSHAGGVTLESPRRYRKYADADGEGHPKGFNNPSGRVEIYSHRMARHGFPPLPEYHEPAVSPASRPDVAAEYPLVLTNAKFTTFVHSQHRTLPSLRKAAPEPTAELHPDTAGEHGVEHKQWMVVESPKGAVKVRANLTARIIPGVVCLQHGWWQPCRELELPGHDPFSGIGANPNGLVDAEHRDPISGSLPHRSSLCRVRPAVDA; this comes from the coding sequence ATGAGGACGGAACCACGAATCGAGAAGGTGCGGGGCTACTGCGTGCTGTGCACCGCCCACTGCGCCACCGTCGCCACGGTGGAGGACGGGCGCGTGACGCGGCTGGACCCCGACCACGATCATCCCAACGGCGGCGCCATCTGCGTCAAGGGCAAGGCGGCGCCGGAGTTGGTCTACAACGGCGAGCGCCTGGACTATCCCTTGCGGCGCACGAAACCCAAGGGCGCGGAGGATCCGGGCTGGGAACGCGTGAGTTGGGACGAGGCCCTGGATGACATCGCGACGCGGCTGCTGAGCATCCGGGAGCGCTACGGCGCCGAGGCCATCGCCATGGCCCGGGGCACCGCCAGCGGCACCTCGGTGGACGACGTGAACCAATGGTCCACGCGGTTGCTCAACCGCATCGGCAGCCCCAACTCGCTTTCCACCACCCACGTGTGCAACTGGCACAAGGATACCGTGTTCAGCTACACGTTCGGCGTGCCGCAGCCGTCGCCGGACGTGCTTCACAGCGGCGCCTTCCTCCTGTGGGGCCACAACCCGAGCTCCACGCAACTGATGCTCGCCACGGACGTCGTCACCGCTCGCAAGCGCGGCATGAAGATCGTGGTGGTGGACCCGCGCAGGGTCGGCCTCGGCAGCCAGGCCGATGTGCTGTTGCAGGTGCGCCCGGGCGCCGACGGGGCTCTGGCCCTGGCCCTCGTCCACGTCATGATCGAGGAAGGGCGGTACGACGAGGCCTTCGTGCGCGACTGGACCAACGGCCCATTCCTGCTGCGCACGGACACCGGAGAGCCGCTGACCGAGGCGGAGGTGGCGGCCGGAGGCAGCCCGGACCGGTACCTGGTATGGGACGAAGCGTCGAATCGGGCGGTGGTCTACGACCCGCGCGTCAAAGCGTTCGAGGCGGACGGCTTCCGGCCGATGGCCGCCACCGGGCCGGCGCCGAGCGATCGCTCCGGCGCGGGCAACGCAGCCGGCGTGCGGCCTGCGATTCTCGGGAGCTTTGCCGTGCCAACGAAGGACGGCGGCACAATCTCGTGCGAGCCGGCGTTCGCCGCCCTGGCGCGGCTCGCGTCGACCCACGCGCCGGAACGGTCGGAGAGCGTCACCCTTGTTCCCGCGGACAAGGTCCGCGAGGCCGCCCGCGTCCTCGGCGACAACCGGCCGGTGAGCATGTTCATGTGGAACGGCGTCGGCCAGCATACCAACGCGAGCCAGACCAGCCGGGCCATATCCATCCTGTACGCGTTGCTGGGGGACATCGACGCGCCCGGGGGCAACCTGATGCTGCCCATGGCGCCGTTTCGCGGGGTGGACGGCAAGGAGTTCCTTCCCGCCGAGGCGGCGGCCAGGCGCATCGGCCGCGACGAGAAGCCGTTGGGTCCGCCGGCCACCGTGGGCGCGTGCGCGGCCCACGACGTCTACACCGCCATCCTCGAAGACCGTCCGTATCCGGTCCGCGCCTTGATCAACCTGGGTTCCAACACCGTGCTTTCCAACGGCGACCCGGGACGAGGGCGGGAGGCCTTGTGCGCCCTGGAACTGGGGGTGGCCACCGAGCTGTTCATGACCCCCACCGCCCAGCTCTGCGACTACGTGCTGCCGGCCACGAGCTTCCTGGAGATGGAGCACCTCTGCGGCGGGTTCCGCCACCGCGTGGATGCCCGCACCCACGTCCAGTACCGGCCGAAAGCCGTGGAACCGCTGGCGGAGCGGCGCTCGGACACCTGGGTGATATTCGAGCTGGCCATGCGCATGGGCTTCGGCGACGACTTCTGGGGCGGCGACGTGGAGGCGGCCTTTGCCTACCAGTTGGAACCCACCGGCATGACCCTGGACGAGCTCAAGTCGCACGCCGGCGGGGTGACCCTGGAGAGCCCCCGGCGGTATCGGAAATATGCGGATGCCGACGGAGAGGGCCATCCGAAGGGCTTCAACAATCCTTCCGGCCGGGTGGAGATCTACTCGCACCGCATGGCGCGGCACGGGTTCCCGCCGCTGCCGGAATACCATGAGCCGGCCGTGAGCCCCGCGAGCCGGCCGGACGTCGCCGCCGAGTATCCGCTGGTCCTCACCAACGCCAAGTTCACGACGTTCGTCCACAGCCAGCACCGGACGCTGCCGAGCCTGCGCAAGGCCGCGCCGGAGCCCACCGCCGAGCTCCACCCGGATACCGCGGGCGAACACGGCGTCGAACACAAGCAGTGGATGGTCGTGGAGAGCCCCAAGGGCGCGGTCAAGGTGCGGGCCAACCTCACCGCGCGGATCATCCCCGGCGTGGTCTGCCTGCAGCACGGCTGGTGGCAACCCTGCCGGGAGCTGGAGCTTCCGGGCCACGATCCCTTCAGCGGAATCGGCGCCAATCCCAACGGGCTCGTGGACGCGGAGCACCGCGACCCCATCAGCGGCTCGCTGCCGCACCGGTCGTCCCTATGCCGGGTACGGCCGGCGGTTGACGCATAA
- a CDS encoding ornithine cyclodeaminase family protein encodes MVLVLKNEQLEDLVPMAEEIDAIEQAYREMGEGAAVNSPRARIRVQAPGKKPGFQYYFNNIMGLVPGMKSMGLRIDSTFSDEEEVAGTKRRIYPGDYVGLVFLFDMEDCSLLSIMDDHYISIFRVGATSGVAAKHLARKDARIMGLVGSGEQAKTQLLATCAVRQLDKVKVYSPTRANRERFAEEMTEKAGVEIVPVHSAEEAVRGSDIVTAATNTVDPVINGEWLEKGAFVNSIVGGDSYLSRHELDDAVIERAGLIVVGFRRQVFLDKQAELFPRIERGLIKEEDLHELGELLTGQCRGRENDDEIIVFKNNTGMGIQFAATARILYEAARKQGIGTELPSELFITDRKGKTYSP; translated from the coding sequence ATGGTCCTCGTACTCAAGAATGAACAACTGGAAGACTTGGTGCCCATGGCGGAGGAGATCGACGCCATCGAGCAGGCCTATCGGGAGATGGGCGAGGGCGCCGCGGTCAATTCGCCCCGCGCCCGGATCCGGGTGCAGGCTCCGGGCAAGAAGCCCGGCTTCCAGTACTACTTCAACAACATCATGGGCCTCGTCCCCGGCATGAAGTCCATGGGACTCCGCATCGACTCGACCTTTTCCGACGAAGAGGAGGTGGCCGGCACCAAGCGGCGGATTTACCCCGGGGACTACGTGGGCCTTGTCTTCCTGTTCGACATGGAAGACTGCTCGCTGCTGTCCATCATGGACGACCACTACATCTCCATCTTCCGCGTGGGCGCCACCAGCGGCGTGGCGGCCAAGCACCTGGCGCGCAAGGACGCCCGGATCATGGGTCTCGTGGGCTCGGGCGAGCAGGCCAAGACGCAGCTCCTGGCGACCTGCGCCGTGCGCCAGCTCGACAAGGTAAAGGTCTACAGCCCCACCCGGGCCAACCGCGAGCGGTTCGCCGAGGAGATGACCGAGAAGGCCGGAGTGGAGATCGTGCCGGTGCACTCCGCGGAAGAAGCCGTGCGCGGCAGCGACATCGTCACCGCCGCCACCAACACGGTGGACCCCGTCATCAACGGCGAGTGGCTCGAGAAGGGCGCCTTCGTCAACAGCATCGTGGGCGGGGACAGCTACCTGTCGCGCCACGAGCTCGACGACGCCGTGATCGAGCGCGCCGGCCTGATCGTGGTGGGTTTTCGCAGGCAGGTCTTTCTCGACAAACAGGCCGAGCTGTTCCCCCGCATCGAGCGCGGCCTCATCAAGGAGGAGGACCTGCACGAGCTGGGCGAGCTCCTCACCGGCCAGTGCCGTGGCCGCGAAAACGACGACGAGATCATCGTCTTCAAGAACAACACCGGCATGGGCATCCAGTTCGCCGCCACGGCCCGCATCCTCTACGAAGCCGCCCGCAAGCAGGGCATCGGCACCGAGCTCCCCTCCGAACTGTTCATCACCGACCGCAAGGGGAAGACCTACTCGCCGTAG
- a CDS encoding S9 family peptidase: MTSVVTKHVFRLPYMIFLLLTLSGHGGTAAEMPTHSSLRAAPLPRLVSAEEFYTYHVQRWGHQLSPDGERLAWFERIEGETKLHIRVIGSGHTYVMHMLKHVVGFHWALDSRHVFLRRLVDIPFRIHLFVVDTFSPQDAGRDLTPFAGVNVDWYLTLLDKPGSVLVRMDRRRNNVYDLYEVDINTGDYDLRATNQGDTTYWLVSRSGKVVARVQETTDGAWKLQAARGDANWKTLLTGTFRDKLVPVQNNPEDATWIRVLTNAGRDTAAVIELDVDTGEQSVVFEAPDVDVAKLWTDIRRYDALGVLYFDPLPSYHFFDQRLQQDFEDLLGSAPILHAFSNGSLDHTRLIVAVETDRQAAVTYLVDRPSGTKEILVEHRLRKYANIFSETRLVRFNARDGLAISGLLTVPNGTDGKRLPMVLKIHGGPWLLDVWGFDAETQFLANRGYAVLRVNFRGSMGFGKSFLERGRRQLGRKMQEDLIDAVDWAIAEGHADPERIAVFGHSYGGYAALMAMAQAPHKFAAGVSAMAPTDLTLLVDGFRTHPKRLAWWLHFAGDTHNEADYQELKQYSPVTHARRIQRPLLLFHGAKDPRVPKEHFDRLLVELRKGSAPLDYLVFQDERHSIRKTVNKLKYAQRVERFLAQHLGGRAAPLD, encoded by the coding sequence ATGACGTCGGTAGTCACGAAACACGTTTTTCGTCTTCCCTATATGATTTTTCTGCTTCTCACACTCTCCGGCCACGGCGGCACTGCTGCAGAGATGCCCACCCATTCGTCCCTTCGCGCCGCCCCACTCCCCAGACTCGTTTCCGCCGAAGAGTTCTACACTTACCATGTCCAGCGCTGGGGGCACCAATTGTCTCCCGACGGAGAACGGCTGGCGTGGTTTGAACGCATCGAAGGCGAAACCAAGCTACACATCCGGGTGATCGGTAGCGGCCATACTTACGTCATGCACATGCTCAAACACGTTGTCGGGTTCCACTGGGCGCTAGACAGCAGGCACGTGTTTTTGCGACGTCTCGTGGACATACCCTTCAGGATACACCTGTTCGTGGTCGATACATTTTCGCCACAGGATGCTGGTCGTGATCTCACGCCGTTCGCTGGCGTCAATGTTGATTGGTATTTGACGTTGCTGGACAAACCCGGATCCGTATTGGTGCGGATGGACCGCCGACGGAACAACGTATACGACCTTTACGAAGTCGATATCAACACCGGCGACTACGACCTGCGGGCGACAAATCAAGGAGACACAACGTATTGGTTGGTTAGTCGAAGCGGCAAGGTCGTGGCACGGGTGCAGGAAACCACAGACGGCGCCTGGAAACTCCAGGCGGCCCGCGGGGACGCCAATTGGAAGACGCTGCTGACCGGAACGTTCAGGGACAAGCTGGTGCCTGTCCAGAATAACCCAGAAGACGCCACCTGGATACGCGTGCTGACCAACGCTGGCAGGGACACGGCTGCGGTCATTGAGCTTGACGTAGACACGGGGGAGCAGAGCGTCGTCTTCGAGGCACCGGACGTGGACGTGGCGAAACTTTGGACGGACATTCGACGTTACGACGCGTTGGGTGTCCTGTATTTTGACCCACTTCCTTCCTATCATTTCTTTGACCAACGGTTGCAACAGGACTTTGAGGACCTCTTGGGCTCGGCCCCGATTCTGCATGCATTCTCCAACGGGAGTCTGGACCACACCCGCCTCATAGTCGCTGTCGAAACCGACCGACAGGCGGCCGTCACCTACCTCGTGGACCGGCCGTCTGGAACCAAGGAGATCCTGGTCGAACACCGGCTGCGCAAATACGCAAACATTTTTTCGGAGACACGACTCGTGCGCTTCAACGCGCGCGATGGACTCGCGATCAGCGGCCTCCTGACCGTCCCGAACGGTACCGACGGCAAGCGTCTCCCCATGGTCCTCAAGATCCACGGCGGTCCGTGGCTGTTGGACGTGTGGGGGTTCGACGCCGAGACCCAATTTCTCGCCAATCGCGGCTACGCGGTGCTGAGAGTGAACTTCAGGGGCTCCATGGGTTTCGGCAAGAGTTTCCTGGAACGGGGACGCCGGCAATTGGGCAGGAAGATGCAGGAGGACCTGATCGATGCGGTGGACTGGGCCATCGCCGAGGGCCATGCCGATCCTGAGCGGATCGCGGTGTTTGGTCACAGCTACGGCGGCTACGCCGCGCTGATGGCCATGGCGCAGGCGCCCCACAAGTTTGCTGCGGGCGTCAGCGCCATGGCGCCGACCGACCTGACCCTGCTTGTAGACGGTTTCCGCACACACCCTAAGAGGTTGGCTTGGTGGCTCCATTTCGCCGGCGACACGCACAATGAGGCCGATTATCAAGAGCTCAAGCAGTATTCACCGGTCACTCACGCCCGGCGAATCCAACGTCCCCTGTTGCTCTTCCACGGCGCCAAGGATCCGAGAGTCCCGAAAGAACACTTCGACCGGCTCCTCGTGGAACTTCGGAAGGGAAGCGCTCCCCTAGACTACCTTGTCTTTCAAGACGAGCGGCACAGCATAAGGAAAACTGTCAACAAGCTCAAATACGCTCAGCGGGTCGAGCGGTTCCTCGCCCAGCATCTCGGCGGCCGGGCGGCACCCCTGGACTGA
- a CDS encoding MFS transporter: MQTPARPRIFYGWYIVATGFLVQVACAFYLSSTLGVMLKAITAEMGVSRGTFSLMRSVELVAYAGVTPWIGSLLDRHGARRLMVIGSIISVAGFVLLGYARNFWEFAAVRVALVSIGHAFVCYFVVNVAISRWFIRRRGRALAIAHVGQGVSKTTIALAVAYLLTVIGWRSVWILFGGLVVVLALIPAALWMRRSPEDMGLRPDGDPDYAAAPAPDRRGRTASRPVGPAPEDVTWTRQEALHTPTFWLITFIFSTVDIGIAGFNLHVLAYISDLGHSMVAAASVATVMAATQLGSGLLWGFISERVSVRRATALMFVVQAVGLVVAMNTGGLLWLYVAFFLYGSGLGGAHVLQEVMWANYFGRISLGTVRGLSLPILLLCAAIGAPFFGYLYDYTGNYDLSLVLFIGVQVLCAGLTLLVRRPVKAG, from the coding sequence ATGCAGACACCGGCAAGACCCAGGATCTTCTACGGCTGGTACATCGTCGCCACCGGTTTTCTCGTGCAGGTGGCGTGCGCGTTCTATCTCTCCAGCACCCTGGGCGTCATGCTCAAGGCCATTACCGCCGAGATGGGGGTCTCCCGGGGCACGTTCTCGCTGATGCGCTCCGTCGAGCTGGTAGCCTACGCCGGGGTCACGCCCTGGATCGGCTCGCTGCTGGACCGCCACGGCGCGCGCCGGCTCATGGTCATCGGCTCGATCATCTCGGTGGCGGGTTTCGTGCTGCTGGGCTACGCCCGGAACTTCTGGGAGTTCGCGGCCGTACGCGTCGCCCTGGTGTCCATCGGCCACGCTTTCGTCTGCTACTTCGTGGTCAACGTCGCCATCTCCCGCTGGTTCATACGCCGGCGCGGACGGGCGCTGGCCATCGCCCACGTGGGCCAAGGCGTTTCCAAGACCACCATCGCGCTCGCGGTCGCCTACCTGCTGACGGTCATCGGCTGGCGTTCGGTGTGGATCCTCTTCGGCGGGCTTGTGGTCGTCCTCGCCCTGATCCCGGCGGCGCTGTGGATGCGCCGGAGCCCCGAGGACATGGGGCTGCGCCCCGACGGCGATCCCGACTATGCCGCGGCTCCGGCCCCGGACAGGCGCGGCCGGACCGCCTCCCGGCCCGTTGGCCCGGCCCCCGAGGACGTCACCTGGACCCGCCAGGAGGCCCTTCACACCCCCACGTTCTGGCTTATCACCTTCATCTTCAGCACCGTCGACATCGGCATCGCCGGCTTCAACCTGCACGTCCTCGCCTACATCTCGGACCTGGGCCACTCCATGGTGGCGGCGGCGTCCGTGGCCACGGTCATGGCCGCCACCCAACTCGGCTCCGGCCTCCTGTGGGGCTTCATCAGCGAGCGGGTGAGCGTGCGCCGGGCCACCGCGCTCATGTTCGTGGTCCAGGCCGTGGGCCTGGTGGTGGCCATGAACACCGGCGGCCTCCTGTGGCTGTACGTCGCGTTCTTCCTCTACGGCTCCGGCCTCGGCGGCGCCCACGTGCTCCAGGAAGTCATGTGGGCCAACTACTTCGGGCGCATCTCCCTCGGCACCGTCCGCGGCCTCAGCCTCCCCATCCTCCTGCTCTGCGCCGCCATCGGCGCCCCGTTCTTCGGCTACCTCTACGACTACACCGGCAACTACGACCTGTCGCTGGTCCTGTTCATCGGAGTACAGGTTCTGTGCGCGGGGCTGACGCTGCTGGTGAGGAGGCCGGTGAAGGCGGGCTGA
- a CDS encoding MFS transporter, producing the protein MTSDSTYPGGKPRLFYGWYIVAAGFLANISCAFFLSSTLSVFLKPITTDLGVSRGIFSLLRSGEHLLYAVMAPWIGAKLDQYGPRRMMVTGAVLSAIGFLLLGQVASFTQFASVRMTLMAVGHALVCYFVVNVTVARWFVRMRGRALAISHLGHGIAKIAISAVVGWLLTFIAWRQVWTLFGGLVVLLAVIPVAIFMRRSPEDMGLHPDGAPVREPMGTAGGAQGWTAGTGNEPEPEVRWTRHEVRRTSTFWLIIVAFGMVDIGITGLNLHVVSYVSDLGYGGFQAALTMTVIAGTQAASGLLWGFVGERVTVRKVVSFLFLVEAAGLYVAANAQDLSTIYLGFFFYGLGLGGAQVLEEVMWANYFGRVSLGTVRGAALQIVLLCGVCGPPFFGFVNDYTGSYTISFYIFIGMLLVSSMLTLTIRRPRPPAGAEAAA; encoded by the coding sequence GTGACCTCTGATTCCACCTATCCCGGCGGGAAACCGCGCCTCTTCTATGGCTGGTACATCGTCGCCGCCGGTTTCCTGGCCAATATCTCCTGCGCTTTCTTCCTCTCCAGCACCCTCAGCGTCTTCCTGAAGCCCATCACCACCGATCTCGGTGTCTCCCGGGGCATTTTCTCGCTCCTGCGCTCGGGCGAACACCTCCTGTACGCGGTCATGGCGCCCTGGATCGGGGCCAAGCTGGACCAATACGGACCGCGGCGCATGATGGTCACCGGCGCCGTCCTCTCGGCCATCGGATTCCTGCTGCTGGGGCAGGTGGCTTCCTTCACGCAGTTCGCATCCGTGCGCATGACGCTGATGGCCGTGGGCCACGCACTGGTATGCTACTTCGTGGTGAACGTCACGGTGGCCCGGTGGTTCGTGCGGATGCGCGGGCGCGCCCTGGCCATTTCCCATCTGGGGCACGGCATCGCCAAGATCGCCATCTCGGCGGTGGTGGGCTGGTTGCTGACGTTCATCGCCTGGCGCCAGGTGTGGACCCTGTTCGGCGGGCTCGTGGTATTGCTCGCGGTCATCCCGGTGGCGATCTTCATGCGCCGGAGCCCGGAGGACATGGGCCTTCATCCGGACGGCGCCCCCGTCCGCGAGCCGATGGGGACCGCGGGCGGCGCGCAGGGATGGACGGCGGGTACCGGGAATGAGCCGGAACCCGAAGTCCGCTGGACGCGGCACGAGGTGCGGCGCACGTCCACCTTCTGGCTGATCATCGTCGCATTCGGCATGGTGGACATCGGCATCACCGGCCTCAACCTCCACGTCGTCTCCTACGTCTCGGACCTGGGATACGGCGGCTTTCAGGCCGCCTTGACCATGACCGTCATCGCCGGCACCCAGGCGGCCTCCGGGTTGCTGTGGGGCTTCGTCGGCGAGCGCGTCACCGTCCGCAAAGTCGTCTCGTTCCTGTTCCTGGTGGAGGCCGCTGGGCTGTACGTGGCGGCGAACGCGCAGGACCTCTCCACGATCTACCTCGGGTTCTTCTTCTACGGACTCGGGCTGGGCGGCGCGCAAGTGCTGGAGGAGGTCATGTGGGCCAACTACTTTGGCCGGGTCTCGCTGGGCACGGTGCGCGGCGCCGCCCTGCAGATCGTCCTGCTGTGCGGCGTCTGCGGTCCGCCGTTCTTCGGTTTCGTGAATGACTACACCGGGTCCTACACGATCTCCTTCTATATTTTCATCGGCATGCTGCTGGTCTCGTCCATGTTGACGCTGACGATAAGGCGGCCGCGGCCGCCGGCCGGGGCCGAAGCGGCGGCGTGA
- a CDS encoding MFS transporter, which translates to MLRKPDPSWIVAGAASLTFGFVRGLHTSFAVFFVALLDTFQWSRGVTAGLQSASLIMDALVSPFIGRLTDRLGPRRVVAAGGVLLAAGLVLCSQVSTAWELYLYFGVVMSLGFAASGVVPHVVVVSEWFPTRRGLVLGIVYGAVGVGTLILSPLSQWLISLWGWPRVFQVLAAAILIAVVPLVWSTYRPSPHDARAATGSGGASAGQWSVRLALRSIQFWSLFVSRLLGSIGTVLVITHQVAHVVDIGYGHIWAAGVFGVMAFVSAAGRVTFGYIADAFTKRAAYTLNIVCASVGVTALTLATDTAHPWLLYVYVGGFGIAFGSRAVILSAITADIFSGRGFGTIFGLSVASVGFGGAAGAWLGGALHDLTGDYVASFNVANGLLISSVVAVWVTGLDWMRRFDRRLWPDDPAVAKGND; encoded by the coding sequence ATGCTACGAAAACCCGACCCATCGTGGATCGTCGCCGGCGCCGCCTCGTTGACTTTCGGCTTCGTCCGCGGCCTGCACACGTCCTTCGCCGTCTTCTTCGTGGCCCTTCTCGATACGTTTCAGTGGAGCCGGGGCGTCACCGCCGGGCTTCAGTCCGCGAGCCTCATCATGGATGCCCTGGTGTCGCCGTTCATCGGACGGCTCACGGACCGCCTGGGACCGCGCCGCGTCGTGGCCGCCGGGGGCGTCCTCCTGGCGGCCGGCCTGGTCCTCTGTAGCCAAGTGAGCACCGCGTGGGAGCTGTATCTCTATTTCGGGGTGGTGATGTCGCTGGGATTCGCGGCCAGCGGCGTGGTGCCCCACGTAGTGGTGGTGTCGGAGTGGTTCCCCACCCGCCGCGGGCTGGTGCTGGGCATCGTCTACGGCGCGGTGGGAGTGGGAACCCTCATCCTCTCTCCCCTCAGTCAGTGGCTGATCTCCCTTTGGGGCTGGCCGCGGGTGTTCCAGGTGCTGGCGGCGGCCATCCTCATCGCCGTGGTGCCGCTCGTGTGGAGCACCTACCGCCCGAGCCCGCACGATGCGCGGGCGGCGACGGGAAGCGGCGGCGCGTCGGCCGGCCAGTGGTCGGTGCGCCTGGCGTTGAGGAGCATCCAGTTCTGGAGCCTTTTCGTCTCGCGTTTGCTGGGGTCCATCGGCACCGTGCTGGTCATTACCCATCAGGTCGCCCACGTGGTGGACATCGGCTACGGTCACATCTGGGCCGCCGGCGTCTTCGGCGTGATGGCGTTCGTCAGCGCGGCCGGCCGCGTGACCTTCGGTTACATCGCGGACGCCTTCACCAAGCGGGCGGCCTACACCCTCAACATCGTTTGCGCGTCCGTCGGCGTCACCGCCCTCACCCTGGCCACGGACACGGCGCACCCGTGGCTGCTTTACGTCTACGTCGGCGGCTTCGGCATCGCCTTCGGTTCCCGCGCCGTGATCCTCTCCGCCATCACCGCCGACATCTTCTCCGGCCGGGGCTTCGGAACCATCTTCGGCCTTTCCGTCGCCAGCGTGGGCTTCGGCGGGGCCGCCGGGGCCTGGCTGGGCGGTGCGCTGCATGATCTCACGGGCGACTACGTTGCCTCGTTCAACGTCGCCAACGGGCTCCTGATCTCCTCGGTGGTGGCGGTCTGGGTGACGGGCCTCGACTGGATGCGCCGCTTCGACCGGCGGCTGTGGCCGGACGACCCCGCCGTGGCGAAGGGAAATGATTGA